The Mycolicibacterium boenickei genome has a segment encoding these proteins:
- a CDS encoding adenine phosphoribosyltransferase → MSELVKKLIREVPDFPEPGVQFKDLTPLLADAQGLGAVTDALAATAADADLVAGLDARGFLLGAAVATRLGVGVLAVRKGGKLPPPVHSVTYQLEYGSATLEIPADGIDIAGRNVVIIDDVLATGGTLGAARQLLEASGANVLSAAVVLELTALGGRDVVAPLEVTSLHTV, encoded by the coding sequence ATCTCGGAGCTGGTGAAGAAACTGATCCGGGAGGTTCCCGACTTTCCCGAGCCCGGCGTGCAGTTCAAGGATCTGACGCCGCTGCTGGCCGACGCGCAGGGCCTGGGTGCGGTGACCGACGCCCTGGCCGCCACCGCCGCGGATGCCGATCTGGTCGCGGGACTGGACGCCCGGGGATTCCTGCTGGGTGCCGCCGTCGCGACCCGGCTCGGTGTGGGTGTGCTGGCGGTACGCAAGGGCGGCAAGCTGCCGCCCCCGGTGCACAGCGTCACCTATCAGCTCGAATACGGCAGTGCGACGCTGGAGATCCCGGCCGACGGGATTGATATCGCCGGGCGCAACGTTGTGATCATCGACGATGTCCTGGCCACCGGCGGAACCCTGGGAGCGGCGCGACAGCTGCTCGAGGCGAGCGGGGCCAACGTGCTGAGCGCCGCGGTGGTGCTGGAATTGACGGCCCTCGGCGGTCGGGATGTGGTGGCACCGCTGGAGGTCACCAGCCTGCATACGGTGTGA